From one Eleginops maclovinus isolate JMC-PN-2008 ecotype Puerto Natales chromosome 7, JC_Emac_rtc_rv5, whole genome shotgun sequence genomic stretch:
- the LOC134866908 gene encoding putative nuclease HARBI1: MPAYLDDPYDIGAQIVRGSLRRARVFRDRQNPLAYPDDVLHERYRFSAEGIRYLCQLLEADVSNVTRRSQALTIEQMLCLSLRYFASGQYMYSIGDAENLSKNTVCRVIRKVVLALTKLVDAFVVFPGHLPARQIKEGFYAIAGFPRVIGAIDCTHIPISAPLGEHERDFVNRKSKHTINVQMTCDHHYMITSLDARWPGSVHDSRIFRESSLSDRFHQGQFDGILLGDRGYACMKFLITPFPDPQTRQQRSFNHAHSVTRARIEMTFGILKARFACLKVLRVKPDRACQTIAACVVLQNVATIRKERVPPHDPPPPPDITDPITLDHPTGRAVRDAITNQFFQ; encoded by the exons ATGCCAGCATACCTGGACGATCCGTACGATATAGGCGCGCAGATTGTGAGGGGCTCTCTTCGGAGGGCGAGGGTATTTAGAGACCGCCAGAATCCGCTGGCGTACCCGGACGATGTTCTCCATGAAAGATATAGATTCTCAGCTGAGGGAATTCGTTACCTATGCCAGCTGCTCGAGGCGGACGTCTCTAATGTAACCCGCCGAAGTCAGGCCCTCACAATCgagcaaatgttatgtctttcattgCGCTATTTCGCCAGcggacaatatatgtattccatCGGTGATGCTGAAAACCTGAGTAAGAACACTGTATGCCGGGTGATACGGAAGGTGGTACTTGCTCTCACTAAActggtggatgcatttgttgtattcccTGGCCATTTGCCTGCACGTCAGATAAAAGAAGGGTTCTATGCAATCGCTG GTTTCCCAAGAGTAATTGGAGCCATTGATTGTACGCACATTCCTATCAGTGCACCCCTGGGAGAGCATGAGCGGGATTTTGTGAATAGAAagtccaaacacaccatcaatgtCCAG ATGACATGCGATCACCACTATATGATCACAAGCCTGGATGCAAGGTGGCCAGGGTCAGTCCATGACTCCCGTATATTCAGAGAatcatcactgtctgacagattccaccaag GGCAATTTGATGGAATCCTGCTGGGGGACCGTGGCTACGCATGCATGAAGTTCCTCATCACACCATTTCCTGATCCACAAACAAGGCAACAGAGATCATTTAATCATGCACACAGTGTCACTAGGGCCAGGATCGAAATGACATTTGGCATATTGAAGGCCCGATTCGCCTGCCTGAAGGTCCTTCGGGTCAAGCCAGACAGGGCCTGCCAAACCATAGCAGCATGTGTGGTTCTTCAGAATGTCGCCAcaataaggaaggaaagagtgccCCCTCATgatcctcccccaccccctgataTTACTGATCCAATCACCCTGGATCATCCAACAGGCCGTGCTGTCAGGGATGCCATTACCAACcagtttttccaatga
- the LOC134866909 gene encoding uncharacterized protein LOC134866909 isoform X2, translated as MAGSPYFTEEECEIIMRSYEEYKPTLAAKSNTAAANKARLGCWQQITDRVNSGTSSAKRTWQQVKMKYKNIIQNANKKKVEIRRTGGGRAPDSFTLAEELALANNSGRVMMDGVAGVQSNPGAAEMSTLYVQVEGGNITTLQPPGCIHPLTQEDLEELSPPEASLPGTSQSDKVQFLLPCLITEYNAY; from the exons ATGGCGGGCTCTCCctatttcacagaagaggaatgcgagatcataatgaggagttatgaagagtataaaccgaccctggctgctaaatccaacaccgCGGCAGCAAACAAGGCGCGACTGGGGTGTTGGCAGCAAATTACAGACCGCGTAAATTc AGGTACCAGCAGCGCCAAACGGACCTGGCAGCAGGTGAagatgaagtacaaaaacatcattcagaatg ccaacaagaagaaggtagaaataaggcgcacaggaggagggagggcaccaGACTCCTTTACTCTTGCTGAAGAGTTGGCCCTAGCCAACAACAGTGGCAGGGTGATGATGGATGGGGTGGCAGGGGTACAGTCTAACCCTGGggcagctgaaatgtccaccctctatGTGCAAG TCgagggtggaaacatcacaacCCTGCAGCCACCAGGATGCATTCATCCTCTGACACAG gaggacttggaggagctttcccctcctgaagcctccctcccagggacctcacagtcagacaaagtacagtttctccttccttgtttAATTACTGAATATAATGCATACTAG
- the LOC134866909 gene encoding uncharacterized protein LOC134866909 isoform X1, translating to MAGSPYFTEEECEIIMRSYEEYKPTLAAKSNTAAANKARLGCWQQITDRVNSGTSSAKRTWQQVKMKYKNIIQNANKKKVEIRRTGGGRAPDSFTLAEELALANNSGRVMMDGVAGVQSNPGAAEMSTLYVQVEGGNITTLQPPGCIHPLTQDDDDDDDDDAPSDTHMQEDLEELSPPEASLPGTSQSDKVQFLLPCLITEYNAY from the exons ATGGCGGGCTCTCCctatttcacagaagaggaatgcgagatcataatgaggagttatgaagagtataaaccgaccctggctgctaaatccaacaccgCGGCAGCAAACAAGGCGCGACTGGGGTGTTGGCAGCAAATTACAGACCGCGTAAATTc AGGTACCAGCAGCGCCAAACGGACCTGGCAGCAGGTGAagatgaagtacaaaaacatcattcagaatg ccaacaagaagaaggtagaaataaggcgcacaggaggagggagggcaccaGACTCCTTTACTCTTGCTGAAGAGTTGGCCCTAGCCAACAACAGTGGCAGGGTGATGATGGATGGGGTGGCAGGGGTACAGTCTAACCCTGGggcagctgaaatgtccaccctctatGTGCAAG TCgagggtggaaacatcacaacCCTGCAGCCACCAGGATGCATTCATCCTCTGACACAG gatgatgatgatgatgacgatgatgacgccccctccgacacacacatgcag gaggacttggaggagctttcccctcctgaagcctccctcccagggacctcacagtcagacaaagtacagtttctccttccttgtttAATTACTGAATATAATGCATACTAG